The Oncorhynchus tshawytscha isolate Ot180627B linkage group LG08, Otsh_v2.0, whole genome shotgun sequence genome window below encodes:
- the LOC112232897 gene encoding solute carrier family 66 member 3-like isoform X2 — translation MESDKVLHIANFSTLFVCMVLKFPQIFVLMRAKSTTGVSLNSLLLELTGFIVFVTYQMYYDYPPPTYLEYPILIAQDVILLLLILHYNGSLKQSLIYAVVFVVGWQLLTVQKWIIDLAMSLCTFISAGSKFAQLQCLWQSKDSGQVSALSWGMATYTCFARIYTTSVTTGDMQVLVRFIVMALLNSWVLATVLYYRKRAGEVQKKQD, via the exons ATGGAATCAGACAAGGTACTACATATCGCTAACTTTAGCACACTGTTTGTGTGCATGGTGCTAAAGTTTCCGCAAATATTTGTTTTGATGCGCGCGAAATCGACAACGGGTGTCAGCCTCAACAGTCTTCTGCTGGAGCTAACCGG GTTCATTGTGTTTGTCACCTACCAGATGTACTATGACTACCCACCCCCAACCTACTTGGAGTACCCCATCCTCATTGCTCAAG ATGTCATCCTCCTGCTCTTGATTCTACATTACAATGGCAGCCTGAAGCAGAGTCTGATCTATGCAGTTGT GTTTGTGGTAGGCTGGCAACTACTCACTGTGCAGAAGTGGATAATTGATCTGGCCATG aGCCTGTGTACTTTCATCAGTGCTGGCAGTAAATTTGCCCAGCTCCAATGCCTGTGGCAGTCCAAGGACTCAGGGCAGGTTAGCGCCCTCTCCTGGGGTATGGCTACTTACACATGTTTTG CAAGGATTTACACCACCAGTGTGACAACTGGAGACATGCAGG TTCTGGTGCGATTTATTGTCATGGCACTTCTGAATTCATGGGTGCTAGCTACAGTCTTGTACTACAGGAAAAGGGCTGGGGAAGTACAGAAGAAGCAGGATTAA
- the LOC112232897 gene encoding solute carrier family 66 member 3-like isoform X1 — protein MLQQSPKDLAHQGNMRGACGRINQDVINIDYHTLPVQVPENLIYKGLEDGYSLVKFDNSMMWFIVFVTYQMYYDYPPPTYLEYPILIAQDVILLLLILHYNGSLKQSLIYAVVFVVGWQLLTVQKWIIDLAMSLCTFISAGSKFAQLQCLWQSKDSGQVSALSWGMATYTCFARIYTTSVTTGDMQVLVRFIVMALLNSWVLATVLYYRKRAGEVQKKQD, from the exons atgctccagcagtcgcctaAGGACCTTGCGCACCAGGGAAACATGCGcggcgcgtgtggcagaataaatcaagatgtcatcaatatagactaccacaccctgcccgtgcaagtccctgagaatctcatctacaaaggattggaagacggctacTCTCTTGTCAAGTTTGACAATAGTATGATGTG GTTCATTGTGTTTGTCACCTACCAGATGTACTATGACTACCCACCCCCAACCTACTTGGAGTACCCCATCCTCATTGCTCAAG ATGTCATCCTCCTGCTCTTGATTCTACATTACAATGGCAGCCTGAAGCAGAGTCTGATCTATGCAGTTGT GTTTGTGGTAGGCTGGCAACTACTCACTGTGCAGAAGTGGATAATTGATCTGGCCATG aGCCTGTGTACTTTCATCAGTGCTGGCAGTAAATTTGCCCAGCTCCAATGCCTGTGGCAGTCCAAGGACTCAGGGCAGGTTAGCGCCCTCTCCTGGGGTATGGCTACTTACACATGTTTTG CAAGGATTTACACCACCAGTGTGACAACTGGAGACATGCAGG TTCTGGTGCGATTTATTGTCATGGCACTTCTGAATTCATGGGTGCTAGCTACAGTCTTGTACTACAGGAAAAGGGCTGGGGAAGTACAGAAGAAGCAGGATTAA